The nucleotide window CTGCCACAGCTCCTGCTGCACGGCTTTGCCCACGGTAAGCACAATGCGGGTGGGGTTGGGAATGAGGGTAATGCGGGCTTCTTTGCCGGGGTATTTTTCCGAATCAACCCACACGCCTTCTTTGGGCGAGGGAGTGCCGCCGGTGCTGGCGGGGAGGTAGGCAGTCGGCAGCAGCACGTCGGTATCGGAGTTCAGGTCGTTATGAACTTTTTCCAGGGCCGCTTCCAGAAACGCGCCGTATTCGTCGTTGAAATCGTCCTCCAAGTCGTGCAGCTCCTCCTCTACTTCGTCGTAGCGGGTGTCGTCGTACGAAAGCTCGTGCAGAGTCTGTTTCTTCTCGATGAGTGCGGTAAGGGCGCGGTTGAGGTCCTCCTTGTTCATAGCCACGGGCAATAAAATGGTGTACCACAAAGGTGCGCAGGTTTCGGGAAAATCCCATGCCCGGGGTCGGCCCCATCTCCAGACCGGCCACCAACTCGGCGCAGATCCGGGTATTCCCGTATTTTTACTCCCGGTAACTTATCCACCCGCCACCCAACCGCTTCCCACCCATGGAAACCATGACTTCGCCCGCCGTGCAGGCTCACCCCGCCCACGACTTTCTGCCCCTCAACGGCACCGACCACCTGGAGCTCTACGTGGGCAACGCCAAGCAGTCGGCGTACTTCTACCAGGCCGCGTTTGGCTTTGAGCTGGTAGCCTACTCCGGCCCCGAAACCGGGGTGCGCGACCGGGCTTCCTACGTGCTACAGCAAAACAAAATCCGCCTCGTGCTCACCACTTCCCTCCTGCCCGACTCCGACATCACGCGCCACGTGGCCAAGCACGGCGACGGCGTGAAGGTGATGGCGCTGTGGGTGGATGATGCCCGCAAAAGCTTCGAGGAAACCACCAGGCGCGGTGCCAAACCCGCCTTCGAGCCCTATACCATTCAGGATGCGCACGGCTCCGTGACGCTGGCCGGCATCTATACCTACGGCGAAACCATCCACACCTTCGTGGAGCGCAGCAACTATACCGGCCCCTTTCTGCCCGGCTACGTGGCTAAAACCAGCAACGTGCCCCAGGGCACGCCGGTAGGTTTGCAGTACGTAGACCATTGCGTGGGCAACGTGGGCTGGGGCCAGATGAACCAGTGGGTGAAGTTTTACGAAGACGTCATGGGATTCAAGCTGCTCATCACCTTCGACGACGACGACATCAGCACGGAGTACTCGGCCCTGATGAGCAAGGTGGTAAGCAACGGCAACGGCTTCGTGAAATTCCCCATCAACGAGCCCGCCGAAGGCAAGAAGAAAAGCCAGATTGAGGAGTACCTCGACTTCTACCACGATGCCGGCGTGCAGCACATTGCCATCATCACCCACGATATACGCTCGACGGTAGCCGAACTGCGCCGCCGTGGCGTGGAGTTCCTGACGGTGCCCGGCACTTATTATGATGACCTGCTGGAGCGCGTGGGCACTATTGACGAGGAGCTGGAAAGCATCAAGGAGCTGAACCTGCTGGTAGACCGCGACGAGGAAGGCTACCTGCTGCAGATTTTCACCAAGCCGGTGGAAGACCGCCCCACGGTGTTCTTCGAAATCATCCAGCGCAAAGGCGCCAAATCGTTCGGCAAAGGCAACTTCAAAGCCCTGTTTGAAGCCATTGAGCGGGAGCAGGCTCTGCGCGGCAATCTGTAATCCCGCCGCCTTCTGATTTTCTTGGACTGCCAGCATTTTGAAAGCAAGCGTTCAGCGCCCCGGCCAGATGGTCGGGGCGCTTTGCGTTTTGGCCCGCCAGCTCACACGATGATGTGAGTAACGATTCTGCCCGCCAGCGGCTGGCCCATAGCCACTCCGCCAGCATCTGTTTCATTAGGCTGCTGAGGGAGCCTGATGCTACGGGACGCAACAGGCTTACTGGTGGGTCATATTATCCGGCGGCTTTATCGTCTCACCCAATTATGGGATTGATTGCCTATCGTTTATCCGCTTGGTTTGCCGGTGCATTTCTCCCGAATTGGCTTTCGGGCTTGCATAGCTACCTGTCACCTTTTTCACACGCATGAAAGCAAATTTTCTACGCAAAGCCAGCCTGCTTACCTTGTTGGGCACCGGCCTCACCTTCAGCAGCCAAGCCCAGCGGGGCGGCCATTTTCTGAGCTTCACCAGCCAGCAGGACGACCAGGTAACGGTGCCCAACTTTGCGTTGCCGGCTTCGGGGCCGTTTTCCCTTGAGGTCTGGGTGTACTACAACGGCTCTGCCTTCGGCGCGGCCGGCTCCTTCAATACCGTGCTGGAGTTTGGCAATGATGACCCCTGGTTTGGTGTCAACTCGGATAGCAAGGTGGAATTTTACTCGGGTCTGGAAGGCGGCACCGTGCCGGTGCGTACCTGGGCACACCTGGCCTACACCTGGGACGGCACCACCGGCACCATCTACCTGAATGGCGACGCCGTGGGCACCACTAAAGCCGCCCCGGACCGCCTGGGCAGCAGCCTGGGCATCGGCTTCGGCTCCAGCGACACCGGCTGGCAGGGCTATATCGACGAGGTGATGGTGTGGAACGTGGCGCGCACGCAGGCTCAGATCAAGAGCGACCAAACCAACGGCCCGGGCAACTCCCCCGCCGGGCTGCTGGCGTATTTCCGGTTCAATGAAACCTCCGGCCAAACCGTGCTGAACCAGGCCAACCCGACCCTGAGTGGGGTACTGGGCGCTACCAGCGCTACCGAAGCCAATGACCCGGTCTGGACCAACGAGGTATCCACCGCCAACCGCCTCCCCACTACCCTGACAGCGCGGCTGCAACCAAACTTTCCCAATCCTTTCGCCCAGGCTACCACTATTCCGTTTGTGCTGAGCCGCCCGGGCCACGTGGAGCTGCGGGTGCTCGACGTGACTGGACGCGCAGTGGCTACGCTTGTAGATGAGCCCCGCCCCGCGGGCACCTACACTATACCTTTCACTCACACCAAACTGGCAGCGGGCGTCTACTACACCCAACTCACCCTCGACGGGCAGAGTACGACGCAGCGGATGGTGGTGCAGTAGCAGTTACCCTACTTGATTAATACAAAGAGCCCCAGCCGAAACAGCCGGGGCGCTTTTATGTGATATAAGGTTGCCAGACGACTTAACCAAGGGCCTTTACTTTGAGCCTACCAGGATGCCGCTCACGAAATAGTTGCCGGATTCGGTGCGCAGGTTGTACACGGCGGGGGCGGTGCCCGCATCCTGCCGGTCGGTGAGGTGGGTGGGCGCTACGGTTGCAGCCTGTAGCTGCAACAGGTCGTCGGTAGTTTGCAGGGAATCGGCGCGGCGGGTTTGCCCGTTGCCGAGCACGAGCGGGTGGTTGGGCGTGAGCAGCAACTCGGTAGCAGGCAGACCGGATGCTAGTGATGGTTCCACTGATGCATACACGGCGTATGCTCCAATCGTGAGCTGTACCAGCAGGTAAGCGGCTTCCGTGTGCTCATCGAGGCGCAGAACCCGGGTAGGCACCACAGCATCGGCAGCGGCATCGTAGCCCAGCACCACGTCGCCGGCGCGGATCTGCTCAATGGGCAGCTGCCGGCCACCGGGCAGGGCTACCATGGCCGTAGCAGGAAAGCAGGTAGCCAGGTGGCAGCTGAAAGGCTGATCGTAGGCTTGCTGCAGGCTGCAGTACTGCTGGTTGAGATCGTACACGGCGGCGGTAAAATCCGCCAGGCTCTGCACTTCCATCAGCATCTGCTGCTGGCCGCCGGCCAGCGGGGCAATATTGGCTTTTTCATCTTCCCGCCTGATATCGTCGGTGTAGTGGATGGCGGCCAGTTCCTTCTGAAAGGGAGCTACGCGGGCTTTTAGCTGGGCTTTGTGCGCCGTCCAGGCCGCCGTGAGCCGGGGCAGGTACTGGCGCATCAGGTCCTGGCGTCGCTTGAAGAATTGTCGGTTCTGCTCGTACACCCGCTGCTGGCCGGCGCAGTCGCCATCTTTCGCCTCGGGCAGGCGCTGGGCCTGCTGGCTTTGTTCCAGCGCCATCATGTCGGAGTGCAGGGCCGTGGTCAGGCGCTGTAAAGCCGAGGGCGTCTGGCTGCTGGCGGCCAGAGCGGTGCTCATCGTGCTGTAGGCTTCAAGGGCGGCTTTGGTTACCAGCGGCCCGAGCGGGGCGGCCGGCGTTTTACCGGCTACGCTCTTCATGCTGGCCTCATTCAGGCCGTGCTTGCGCATCAACTGCTCCGTGTAAGCATCCTGCTCGGCTTCCGACTTCTTAGCCCAGGCTTTCTGAAAGGCCGGGTCGCGCATCTGCTGCATAAACTCGGCCTGCGCAGCCTGGTAGGCCGGGTTGGCGGTCAGGCGCTGCTGCGCGGAGCCGGGCGCGGCCATTTGCTGTTGCAGAAACTGGGCTTTTTCCGCGTCGCTCATCTTGGCTAGCTTGGCCTGAAACGCGGGATCCTGCATCTGCTGGGCCAGCTGCAAGGCCTGGGCGTTGTGCCCGGGCAGCGCGCTGCCCTGCTGCTGCAGGTAGGCCATTTTCTGCTGGTCGGTCATGTTTTCTACGCCGTCGGCGGTGGCTTGCTCACCGAAGGCCTGCATGGCCGCTTCATCCCGGCTTTGCCCGGCGGTGCGGGCGGTGGTAATAGCCACCATGTGCTGGCCGATCTGCTTTTCCAGCGCGGCCAGCTCGGCCGGGCGCTGCAGCGCGCAGCCAAAGGCTGCGGGTGGGGCCGGTACTTTGTCAAACAGAAGAGTGACGTCCGTTTTAATGGGCTTCTGGGCCAGCGCCACGCCGGCCACCAGCAGAAACGCCGAAAGCAAAACCAGAAACATCAAAAAGCTAACAGCGCGGTGAGCAGAGTGCATAGTAGCGGCAGAAAGAAAAATGATTGACCGCAACCGGTCGCGCCGCCCCGGTGGCTACGCAGCAGATTGCGGCCGCAAGTGCGCCAAAAAACGGCCGTGCGTCAATCACATTATCGGGGCTGCGGCCTCGCATATTGATGTGAAACCGGGCAACACTCCCGATTATTTCCCACTTTGCCGGCCGCCCGGCCGCCGCTGATTTTCATAACTTCTTTTTCTTTGTCCCGTCAATAGCGTTTTCGCAACCTCCCACCAGTTTATGGCCCTCTCAACCGACCTCCAACAGAAAATCAACACCTGGCTGACCGGCAACTACGACGCGGACACCAAAGCCAACATCCGGCAGCTGCTCGACTCCGACCAGGAAGAGGCGCTGAGCGACGCCTTCTACCGCAACCTGGAGTTTGGCACCGGCGGACTGCGCGGTATCATGGGCGCGGGCTCCAACCGCATGAACCGCTACACGCTGGGCATGGCTACGCAGGGGTTGAGCAACTACCTAGTGCAGCAGTTTCCCGGCCAGGAAATCAAGGTGGCCGTGGCCCACGACTCGCGCAACAACAGCGCGGAGTTTGCGCGCATTGCTGCCGATATCTTCTCGGCCAACGGCATCACGGTGTATCTGTTTGAGGCGCTGCGGCCCACCCCGGAGCTGTCGTTTGCCATCCGCCACCTGGGCTGCCAGAGCGGCTGCGTGGTCACGGCTTCCCACAACCCCAAGGAGTACAACGGCTTCAAGGTATACTGGAACGACGGAGCCCAGGTGGTTTCGCCCCACGACAAGAACATTATCACGGAAGTAAACGCCATCCAGAGCGTGGACGACGTGCGCTTTCAGGCCGATGCTTCGCGCGTGCAGCTGATTGGGGCGGAGCTGGACGCGGCCTACTTGGCCAAAGTAAAAGAGCTCAGCATCAACCCCGAAGCCATCCGCCGCCAGCATGATCTGAAGATTGTGTATACGCCCCTGCACGGCACGGGCATCACGCTGGTGCCGCAGGCGCTGGCGCAGCTGGGCTTCAGCAACGTGCACATTGTGGAGGCCCAGGCCACACCTGATGGCAACTTCCCCACGGTACTCTCGCCAAACCCCGAGGAGAAAGTAGCCATGCAGTTGGCCCTCGACCAGGCCAAGGCCCTGGACGCCGACCTGGTGCTGGCCACCGACCCCGACTCTGACCGGGTAGGCATGGCCGTGAAAGACAACCACGGGGAATGGGTGCTGGTGAACGGAAACCAGACGGCTGCCCTGCTCACGCACTATCTGCTCTCGGCCAGGGCCCGCGCCGGCAAAATGACGGAGCAGGACTTCATCGTATACACCATCGTGACCAGCGACGTGCTGGGTGATATTGCCCGGCGCCACGGCGTGAAGGCCTATCAGACGCTGACGGGTTTCAAGTACATTGCCGGCATTATCCGGGAGCTGGAAGGCCGCGAAACCTACATCGGGGGCGGCGAGGAAAGCTACGGCTACATGATTGGGGACTTCGTGCGCGACAAGGACGCCATTTCGGCCTGCGCGCTGATTGCCGAAATGGCCGCCGTAGCCAAAGACCAGGGCCACACGCTCTACCAGGAAATGCAGCGCATGTACGCCACCTACGGCCTGTACAAGGAGCACCTGATTTCGCTCACCAAGAAGGGCCAGCGCGGGGCCGAGGAAATCCAGGAAATGATGCGCGACCTGCGCGCCAACCCGCCCCGTACCATTGCTGGCCTGGCCGTGACCGAGCTACGCGACTACGGGCAGGGCGTCATCCGCAACCTGCACACCGGCCAGGAGCTTCCCACCGGCCTGGAAAGCTCTAACGTGCTGCAGTTTATCCTCGAAGACGGCAGCAAGATTTCCGCCCGCCCTTCCGGCACCGAGCCCAAAATCAAGTTCTACTTCAGCGTAAAGCAGCCCTTGGCATCCGTGGTAGACTTCGACCTGGCCAACCGCCGCGCCGACGAGAAGATTCAGGCCATCATTGCGGACATGCAGCTGCAGTAAAATTTAATTTCTATAAATTAAATAAAATACCCGGACTGATATAGCCCGGGTATTTTATTTAGTTTCGGGTCATTATCTGGTTTTTTTACCTCTGGATTATCTTTCTTATCTCCTCGTTTATGTGGCGAATCAGTATTCTGTGCACGTTGCTGCTGAGCAGCTTTTCGAGCATGGCGCAAGGCCTGCCTGGCTACGTGGTTACACTCAGCGGCGACACCCTGCGGGGCACAGTCGCCGAAAAGCGCGCCGAGCAAGTAGAGTTTTACGCCGATGGCGCCGGCCCCGCTCAGGTATTTCAGGCCAGCCAGCTGCGTGGGTATGGCTTGCAGGGGCAGCCGCTCATTGCCAGCCGGTTGGTAAAGCAAGCCGACCAGCAGACCGTGGCGCGCTTTGTGCTCCCTACCCTGCCAGGCCCGGCGAGCCTGTTCACACTTACCGAACAACCCCAGCTGCTCCTGCAGCCTACGCCCGCGGCCGACACGTTATATGAGCTTACTGCCAGCAACTGGCATTTGCTGCTTAACCGCCACCTCAAGGAGTGCGCTGGCCTATCACAGACCAGCCCGAAGGTTTTGAATATGTCCTTTAGCACCATGAATGTCCGGCAGCGTATTTATCAGTATAACAGCTGCGTGCAGCCACAATGGAAGGCTGATACCCGCGCATCGAAAGCAGCCTGGCAGCGCGGCTACAGCGCCAAAGCCGGTGTTTTTTACTGCCGTGATGGCCAAAGAGGTGCCTACGGCCAGAACCTACGAGGCGTGGTCGGGACCACCGCCGTAGAATGGACAGCTATTCGGGCCAGTGGCTTGCTGTTTGGCTTGCAGGCTAAGTACGGCTTTGCCCAGCTCTGGTCTGCGCCCTTTCAGCCCGTAACGAATCCCTCGGTAGAAGAACGATTTCAAACGAAAAGCGGAATGGTGAGCGGTACCTTATTGACTGGCCAGCGGTTTGGTCGCTTCGATAAAACGAGCTTGTTCGTGGCAGGAGGCTTTGGCCCAACCGCTATTCTTCACGAACGTATTATATCACAGCTACGACCACGCGGAGAAGATGATTTTCAGACAGTTGCCAGCAGAAGAAATTCTTACATCCGCTATACTTGGCATTATGAGTTACAAGCGGGAGTATATATTCCTGTTACGGCACAACGCCAACTGCAGCTAAGCGTAGTGGGGCGGCACTTTTCCGGAGCGGCCATAGACTTCATTGGCACGCAGGTAGGCTACTGCTGGAATCGGAAGTAGTGTTTTTGGCAGAGTAGCTCTTCATTCCTCTGCGCTGCCCTGCTGCCGCGCCGGCCACCGGTGCTTCACCTCCCCGATAACCTGCGCCGAATAAATGCCCCGTTGGCCCGAAAACAGGTACGCCACCACGCAGGCCAGCCCCAGGTACACACCTGCGTCCGCTCCAAACAGCTCCAGCCCCACGAGCGTGCAGGCCAGCGGTGTATTGGCTGCCCCTGCAAAAACGGCCACGAAACCCATAGCGGCCAGCAGCGCCACCGGCAGCGGCAGCACCAAGGCCAGGGCACTGCCCAGCGCGGCCCCCATAAAAAACAGCGGGGTTACTTCGCCTCCCTTGAAGCCGCAGCCCAGCGTCAGGGCCGTCAGCAGCAGCTTCCAGGCGAAATCATATGGCGGCAGCGGCCGTTGGAAAGCTTCTACGATAACCGGAATACCCAGCCCCAGGTAGCGCGTGGTACCCAGCGCCCACACAATAAGCAGCAGTACTATGCCCCCCGCTACCGGCCGCAGCGGCGCATAGGGCAGGCGAGTGAACTGCCGGCTTATCCAGCGCGTGAGCGTGGCGAAGCTGCGGGCCGTGAGTCCAAACAAGGCGCCGGCCAGCAGCGTGCAGCCCAAACCCAGCGGCGTGAGCGGTAAGGCCACCAGCTGTGGATAGACCGTGTGCCCTACCCCCCAGCTTCGCGTCACGAAATCGGCCGCCACGGCAGCCAGGAAGGCGGGCAGCACGGCCTCATAGCGAACAGAGCCCAGCAGAAACACTTCCAGCCCGAAAACGGCCCCGGCCAGCGGCGTGCCGAACACAGAGGCAAAACCGGCACTCATGCCCGCAATCAGCAGCAGGCGCCGGTCGTGGGGGCGCAGGCGGAAAAGACGGGTAAGCTGATCGGCCAGGGCGCTGCCCATCTGCACGGCTGTGCCCTCACGGCCCGCCGAGCCGCCTGCCAGGTGCGTGAGCAGGGTGCTGCCCAGCACCAGGGGCACCAGCCGCAACGGCAGCCGGGCGCTGGGCTGGTGAATCTCGTCCAGAATGAGGTTGTTGCCGCGTCCGGCCCGCCCGCCCCAGTAATGGTACACCAGGCCGATGCCCAACCCCGCTACCGGCAGCAACAGCAGCACCCACGGGTGCTGCTCCCGCCAGCGCGTCACCCAGTCCAGCGACACCAGAAACAGCGCCGACGCCGAGCCGGCCAGGACGCCAATCAGCCCACAGATCAGCAGCCAGCGCAGCAGGAAGACCAGCGCCGCGGCGGTATCAGCGGTGTGCAGCCGGAGAAGCAACTGACGTAGAAAAGGGAAAATACGAGTCATAAGCCGTACCCTACGATGAAGCACGCGGGTCGCCGCCGAGGCGCCCGTTTAGTAGGAATCATCAGCGCAGAGCAGGTAGCTCCGGCGGTTCGCGGTGGAAATCCATCACTGTAGGCGGCCTCAAGATACGCAGCCCGGCAGATCTTCAGCCTGCACTCCGCAACCAGCAGGCGAATACCTCTGAAAAGCGACGCTAGTCTTTCCGCTCGCGCCGCGTGCCCAGGATCAGCAGCACCAGAAACAGGAAGGCGGTAATACCCAGGCTCCACCAGGTAAGCACAGGAATGCCCTGCACGTAGCGCATTTCCGGGGAGTAGTGACCAAGCAGACTCAGCCCTGAAAACAGCAGAAACGCTACCGCCAGCAAAGCCACAATGGTGCGCGAAACCAACTGGTCGGCCTTGCGCAGCAGCAGCAGGTAACCGCTCAGCTCCACCTTCATGCGCAGGTCGCCGCGCGAAACCTTGCGCATGATCTGGCGGATATCGGCCGGGAACGTCTGCAGCAGGGCCAGCAGTTGGGTGCCGGTGTACTCGGCCTCGCTGAGGATGCTTTCGGGCGAGTACTGCTCGGCAATGATGCGCGCCCCATAAGGCCGCACGAACTCGAAGGTGTTGAAGCGCGGGTGCAGCACCTTGCCAATGCCTTCCAGAATCACCAGGGCCCGCAAAATCAGGAACACCGCGCCCGGCACCTGCAGCTTGTACTTGTAGATGATACCCTGCAGGGAGTCGGCCAGGTCGCTCATGCTCATGTCCTGCACGTCGAGGGTCGAGAAGTCCTCGATCAGGTCGCTGAGGTCGGCCTCGAAGGCACGCATGTCGGGAATGTCGCTGGTGAGGGCCAGGCGGCGAAAGTTGAGCGCCATGCCGCGGGCATCCTGCCGGGCCATGCCAATAAACACTCCCGCAAAGGCGTACTTCTGCTGCTTGGTGAGCTTGCCCACCATGCCGAAATCGATAAGCACGATGGTGCCATCGGGCCGCACCAGCACGTTGCCGGGGTGCGGGTCGGCGTGGAAGCGCCCAAACTCGAATATCTGCGTGAGGTAGATATCCATGCCGGTTTCGGCTACCTTCTCGGGACTCAGGTTCCAGGCCAGCAGCTGCGCTTTGTCCGTGATTTTGCAGCCGGCCACAAACTCAATCACCAGTATTTTGGTGGTGCTTACCTCCCGGAACGGCTTCGGAATATAGAAGCTTTCGTACTTCTCGTAGAGCTGGCGGAATTGCTCCAGGTTGCGGGCCTCGGAGGTGTAGTCCATTTCGCGCGTCATACTGCGCTCGAAAGCATCCACGATGTCCTCGGGGTTGGCCAGGCCCTGCTTGCGCAGAAAGCCGCCCGTCAAGCGCACCAGTTCATGCAGCAGGCTGAGGTCAGTGCGCACTTTTTCCTGCACATCGGGGCGCTGCACCTTCACTACCAGCTTCCTCGCCCGTGAGCAGCTTGGCCTTGTGTACCTGCCCGATGCTGGCCGAGCCCAGGGGCACTTCCTCAAAATCACTAAACACGTTTTCGAGCGGCTGGCCCAGCTCCTGCTCGATAATCTGGCGGGCCAGCGCCACCGGAAACGGCGGCACGTTGCTTTGCAGTTTCTCAAACTCGTCGATTAGCGGCTGGGGCAACAGGTCGGCGCGGTTGCTCAGGGCCTGGGCCAGCTTGATGAACGTAGGCCCCAGCTCCTCTATAATCATGCGGATCCGCTCCCAGCGCGTGGTTTCAAACACAGGCCGCTCGGCGTGCTGCCACGTGAGGCGGCGCTTGCTCGACACCAGGCGGCGCAGGGCCGTGCTCGTCACCACGTCCTCAAAACCGTAGCGCACCAGTACTTCCACTACCTGCCGGATGCGGCTCAGGTTTGATATCGTGTTTTTGAACATGCC belongs to Hymenobacter sp. J193 and includes:
- the hppD gene encoding 4-hydroxyphenylpyruvate dioxygenase, with product METMTSPAVQAHPAHDFLPLNGTDHLELYVGNAKQSAYFYQAAFGFELVAYSGPETGVRDRASYVLQQNKIRLVLTTSLLPDSDITRHVAKHGDGVKVMALWVDDARKSFEETTRRGAKPAFEPYTIQDAHGSVTLAGIYTYGETIHTFVERSNYTGPFLPGYVAKTSNVPQGTPVGLQYVDHCVGNVGWGQMNQWVKFYEDVMGFKLLITFDDDDISTEYSALMSKVVSNGNGFVKFPINEPAEGKKKSQIEEYLDFYHDAGVQHIAIITHDIRSTVAELRRRGVEFLTVPGTYYDDLLERVGTIDEELESIKELNLLVDRDEEGYLLQIFTKPVEDRPTVFFEIIQRKGAKSFGKGNFKALFEAIEREQALRGNL
- a CDS encoding LamG-like jellyroll fold domain-containing protein, encoding MKANFLRKASLLTLLGTGLTFSSQAQRGGHFLSFTSQQDDQVTVPNFALPASGPFSLEVWVYYNGSAFGAAGSFNTVLEFGNDDPWFGVNSDSKVEFYSGLEGGTVPVRTWAHLAYTWDGTTGTIYLNGDAVGTTKAAPDRLGSSLGIGFGSSDTGWQGYIDEVMVWNVARTQAQIKSDQTNGPGNSPAGLLAYFRFNETSGQTVLNQANPTLSGVLGATSATEANDPVWTNEVSTANRLPTTLTARLQPNFPNPFAQATTIPFVLSRPGHVELRVLDVTGRAVATLVDEPRPAGTYTIPFTHTKLAAGVYYTQLTLDGQSTTQRMVVQ
- a CDS encoding Hint domain-containing protein yields the protein MHSAHRAVSFLMFLVLLSAFLLVAGVALAQKPIKTDVTLLFDKVPAPPAAFGCALQRPAELAALEKQIGQHMVAITTARTAGQSRDEAAMQAFGEQATADGVENMTDQQKMAYLQQQGSALPGHNAQALQLAQQMQDPAFQAKLAKMSDAEKAQFLQQQMAAPGSAQQRLTANPAYQAAQAEFMQQMRDPAFQKAWAKKSEAEQDAYTEQLMRKHGLNEASMKSVAGKTPAAPLGPLVTKAALEAYSTMSTALAASSQTPSALQRLTTALHSDMMALEQSQQAQRLPEAKDGDCAGQQRVYEQNRQFFKRRQDLMRQYLPRLTAAWTAHKAQLKARVAPFQKELAAIHYTDDIRREDEKANIAPLAGGQQQMLMEVQSLADFTAAVYDLNQQYCSLQQAYDQPFSCHLATCFPATAMVALPGGRQLPIEQIRAGDVVLGYDAAADAVVPTRVLRLDEHTEAAYLLVQLTIGAYAVYASVEPSLASGLPATELLLTPNHPLVLGNGQTRRADSLQTTDDLLQLQAATVAPTHLTDRQDAGTAPAVYNLRTESGNYFVSGILVGSK
- a CDS encoding phospho-sugar mutase, whose protein sequence is MALSTDLQQKINTWLTGNYDADTKANIRQLLDSDQEEALSDAFYRNLEFGTGGLRGIMGAGSNRMNRYTLGMATQGLSNYLVQQFPGQEIKVAVAHDSRNNSAEFARIAADIFSANGITVYLFEALRPTPELSFAIRHLGCQSGCVVTASHNPKEYNGFKVYWNDGAQVVSPHDKNIITEVNAIQSVDDVRFQADASRVQLIGAELDAAYLAKVKELSINPEAIRRQHDLKIVYTPLHGTGITLVPQALAQLGFSNVHIVEAQATPDGNFPTVLSPNPEEKVAMQLALDQAKALDADLVLATDPDSDRVGMAVKDNHGEWVLVNGNQTAALLTHYLLSARARAGKMTEQDFIVYTIVTSDVLGDIARRHGVKAYQTLTGFKYIAGIIRELEGRETYIGGGEESYGYMIGDFVRDKDAISACALIAEMAAVAKDQGHTLYQEMQRMYATYGLYKEHLISLTKKGQRGAEEIQEMMRDLRANPPRTIAGLAVTELRDYGQGVIRNLHTGQELPTGLESSNVLQFILEDGSKISARPSGTEPKIKFYFSVKQPLASVVDFDLANRRADEKIQAIIADMQLQ
- a CDS encoding chloride channel protein, translated to MLLRLHTADTAAALVFLLRWLLICGLIGVLAGSASALFLVSLDWVTRWREQHPWVLLLLPVAGLGIGLVYHYWGGRAGRGNNLILDEIHQPSARLPLRLVPLVLGSTLLTHLAGGSAGREGTAVQMGSALADQLTRLFRLRPHDRRLLLIAGMSAGFASVFGTPLAGAVFGLEVFLLGSVRYEAVLPAFLAAVAADFVTRSWGVGHTVYPQLVALPLTPLGLGCTLLAGALFGLTARSFATLTRWISRQFTRLPYAPLRPVAGGIVLLLIVWALGTTRYLGLGIPVIVEAFQRPLPPYDFAWKLLLTALTLGCGFKGGEVTPLFFMGAALGSALALVLPLPVALLAAMGFVAVFAGAANTPLACTLVGLELFGADAGVYLGLACVVAYLFSGQRGIYSAQVIGEVKHRWPARQQGSAEE
- a CDS encoding AarF/ABC1/UbiB kinase family protein, producing MQRPDVQEKVRTDLSLLHELVRLTGGFLRKQGLANPEDIVDAFERSMTREMDYTSEARNLEQFRQLYEKYESFYIPKPFREVSTTKILVIEFVAGCKITDKAQLLAWNLSPEKVAETGMDIYLTQIFEFGRFHADPHPGNVLVRPDGTIVLIDFGMVGKLTKQQKYAFAGVFIGMARQDARGMALNFRRLALTSDIPDMRAFEADLSDLIEDFSTLDVQDMSMSDLADSLQGIIYKYKLQVPGAVFLILRALVILEGIGKVLHPRFNTFEFVRPYGARIIAEQYSPESILSEAEYTGTQLLALLQTFPADIRQIMRKVSRGDLRMKVELSGYLLLLRKADQLVSRTIVALLAVAFLLFSGLSLLGHYSPEMRYVQGIPVLTWWSLGITAFLFLVLLILGTRRERKD
- a CDS encoding AarF/UbiB family protein, coding for MFKNTISNLSRIRQVVEVLVRYGFEDVVTSTALRRLVSSKRRLTWQHAERPVFETTRWERIRMIIEELGPTFIKLAQALSNRADLLPQPLIDEFEKLQSNVPPFPVALARQIIEQELGQPLENVFSDFEEVPLGSASIGQVHKAKLLTGEEAGSEGAAPRCAGKSAH